In the Oncorhynchus keta strain PuntledgeMale-10-30-2019 chromosome 29, Oket_V2, whole genome shotgun sequence genome, one interval contains:
- the LOC118361960 gene encoding neurotrophin receptor-interacting factor 1-like, producing MADCVVFHTQIASIMEVLANAAVANICKLVDDDYAVFRMEINQSQKENRSLRRKLLELKVARERAERTMRERVLAIRPSSVKISDRYRGTARGEGNLTGGHRSFVKPAAHKTWKDDQPITVDEGIGTSTQHVIMIESADAEAAGSGVKLERSEREEDPWHSRDTQTRAVVEPLVATKDPPTIAPAPPRTRHRITEVSGTQNAVLKSETDTDTLTVTHRLLRTGSDHRSDPERLGKGPLRYPPAPGTDYLPVFHQSQRMVHSRGDGEITAGDDPSCSYTTEMDPGNISLGLETHTDLSRGDWNRYSSSVYSEGCLDKKGEGLVIDEVTVKVEGDAPLTWNVDKTHLGEGYSQGRDFLDYRESLETNPNVTAHSPLHTVRDRESVSTSMGPSDSHDHVLFDQVLNSKGQRAKGRGGGATSGKEKRFLCMFCNKGFSCLQKVEIHQRVHTGEKPYSCTQCHMRFAEAGNLKRHQRVHTGEKPFGCTQCHMRFAQAGHLKRHQRVHTGEKSYS from the exons aTGGCTGACTGtgtggtttttcacactcaaatagcctccatcatggaggtgttagcgaatgcagccgtggcaaatatctgtaaactcgtagatgacgactatgcagtgtttcgtaTGGAAATAAatcaaagccagaaagaaaacaggtCATTGCGGAGGAAACTACTAGAACTGAAGGTGGCACGGGAGCGCGCCGAGAGGACAATGCGAGAGCGCGTTCTCGCCATTCGTCCCAGTAGTGTCAAGATCTCCGACCGATACAGAGGAACGGCAAGAG GTGAAGGAAATCTCACTGGAGGCCACAGGAGCTTTGTGAAGCCAGCAGCACACAAAACATGGAAagatgaccaaccaatcactgtTGATGAGGGGATTGGAACCTCAACCCAGCACGTTATCATGATAGAG TCTGCAGATGCAGAGGCTGCAGGTTCTGGGGTCAAGCTGGAGAGgtctgaaagagaggaggacccaTGGCACAGCAGAGACACCCAGACTCGAGCGGTGGTAGAGCCCCTTGTAGCCACAAAGGACCCCCCCACCATCGCCCCAGCGCCGCCCAGGACCCGACACAGAATCACGGAGGTCAGTGGAACGCAGAACGCCGTCCtcaagtcagagacagacacggaTACTTTAACTGTAACACACAGGCTCTTACGAACAGGATCTGACCACAGATCAGACCCAGAGAGACTGGGGAAGGGGCCACTGCGCTATCCTCCTGCTCCCGGCACAGATTACTTACCGGTATTTCACCAGAGCCAGAGGATGGTTCATTCCCGTGGAGATGGTGAAATCACTGCTGGTGATGATCCGTCTTGTTCTTACACTACAGAGATGGACCCTGGCAACATATCCTTGGGTTTAGAGACACATACTGATCTGTCTAGAGGGGACTGGAAccggtacagtagtagtgtatactCTGAAGGGTGCCTAGATAAGAAAGGGGAGGGTCTGGTCATAGATGAGGTGACTGTGAAAGTGGAGGGCGACGCTCCTCTGACATGGAATGTAGACAAGACTCACTTAGGAGAAGGATACTCACAAGGCAGAGATTTCTTAGATTACAGGGAAAGTTTGGAGACAAATCCAAATGTCACGGCCCACTCTCCTTTACACACGGTCAGGGATCGCGAGTCAGTGTCCACGTCGATGGGACCTTCCGATTCACACGACCACGTCCTTTTCGATCAGGTATTGAACTCAAAGGGCCAAAGGGccaaggggaggggaggtggagcaACATCAGGTAAAGAGAAacggttcctctgcatgttctgtaacaaaggcttcagctgcctccagaaggtggagatccaccagagggtccacacaggggagaaaccctacagctgtACGCAGTGTCATATGCGCTTCGCTGAGGCTGgcaacctgaagaggcaccagagggtccacacaggggagaaaccctttggctgtacccagtgtcacatgcgcTTCGCCCAGGCTGGTCACCTGAAGAgacaccagagggtccacacaggggagaaatctTACAGCTGA